A window of the Candidatus Paraluminiphilus aquimaris genome harbors these coding sequences:
- a CDS encoding sigma-70 family RNA polymerase sigma factor, producing MHSDEAKLVDLVCKGDQRAYTELVMRHLSSIEVYAKRIVSDEALAQDIAQEVMTVLWQRSSDFNPAKARLTTWLHRIAHNRCVDVLRKRKREVSLDSDEPQREALAPAPSTLAQPSIDAGLRRLPESQRTALVLTYYQNLSNREVAEIMNSSVRAVESLLVRARGNLKKQLEAQQ from the coding sequence GTGCACAGTGACGAGGCAAAGCTGGTCGATCTTGTTTGCAAGGGGGATCAGCGTGCCTACACCGAGTTGGTGATGCGCCACCTGTCCTCCATTGAGGTGTACGCCAAGCGCATCGTCAGTGATGAGGCGCTCGCACAAGACATTGCTCAAGAGGTGATGACGGTTCTTTGGCAGCGGTCGAGTGATTTTAATCCGGCTAAAGCGCGCCTTACGACCTGGCTGCACCGCATCGCACATAATCGGTGTGTTGATGTGCTGAGAAAGCGAAAACGCGAGGTTAGTCTAGACTCGGATGAGCCGCAGCGAGAGGCATTAGCGCCCGCGCCGAGTACTCTAGCTCAGCCGTCGATTGATGCAGGGCTTAGACGATTACCTGAGAGCCAGCGCACGGCACTGGTGCTCACTTATTATCAAAACTTATCGAACCGTGAAGTTGCAGAGATTATGAATTCCTCGGTTCGCGCCGTAGAGTCCTTGTTGGTGAGGGCGCGCGGTAATCTAAAAAAGCAGCTGGAGGCACAGCAATGA